One region of Deinococcus koreensis genomic DNA includes:
- a CDS encoding M20/M25/M40 family metallo-hydrolase, producing the protein MPDTLPDTLPELLSALVSIDSVNPSLVPGAAGEAALAHWVAGWLRERGIEAVLDEAAPGRLSVIATVRGSGGGRSLLLCAHLDTVGTDHMPDALEPRIQDGRLYGRGAYDMKGGLAACLLALQGAQGAGLRGDVILAAVADEEYASLGVQSVLGRITADAAIVTEPTSLELCVAHKGFTWHEITTFGRAAHGSRPDLGTDAIAHMGRVLGQLEAYGHDLGSRAPHPLLGHASVHASLIQGGQELSSYPECCTLQVERRTLPGETAGEIEREWTALLSPLASDPAFRAEHRTTLVREPFGVPVDAPIVQTLRGQATLILNQTPTLTGMSFWMDSAFLAAAGISTVVFGPHGAGAHSAEEWVDLESVGQCRAVLAATLRAFCA; encoded by the coding sequence GTGCCTGACACATTGCCGGACACCTTGCCCGAGCTGCTGTCGGCCCTGGTCTCCATCGACTCGGTCAATCCATCGCTGGTGCCCGGGGCGGCTGGGGAGGCGGCGCTGGCCCACTGGGTCGCCGGCTGGCTGCGTGAACGCGGTATCGAGGCTGTGCTGGACGAGGCTGCACCGGGCCGTCTGAGCGTGATCGCCACGGTGCGGGGCAGCGGAGGGGGCCGCTCGCTGCTGCTCTGCGCTCACCTGGACACGGTGGGTACCGACCACATGCCTGACGCGCTGGAGCCCCGGATTCAAGATGGGCGCCTGTACGGCCGGGGCGCCTACGACATGAAGGGGGGACTCGCGGCCTGCCTGCTGGCCCTGCAAGGCGCCCAGGGCGCGGGCCTGCGCGGCGACGTGATCCTGGCGGCGGTGGCCGACGAGGAATACGCCAGCCTGGGCGTCCAGTCGGTGCTGGGGCGGATCACGGCCGACGCGGCCATCGTGACCGAGCCGACCAGCCTGGAACTCTGTGTGGCGCACAAGGGCTTCACCTGGCATGAGATCACCACCTTCGGGCGCGCCGCGCACGGCTCGCGCCCGGATCTGGGCACCGACGCCATCGCCCACATGGGCCGCGTGCTGGGGCAGCTCGAGGCGTACGGGCACGACCTCGGGTCGCGGGCGCCCCACCCATTGCTGGGGCACGCGTCGGTGCACGCCTCGCTGATTCAGGGGGGCCAGGAGCTGTCCAGTTACCCGGAGTGCTGCACCCTGCAGGTCGAGCGGCGCACGCTGCCCGGCGAGACGGCCGGGGAGATCGAGCGGGAGTGGACGGCCCTGCTCTCACCCCTGGCCAGCGATCCGGCCTTCCGTGCCGAGCACCGGACGACCCTGGTGCGCGAGCCCTTCGGGGTGCCCGTGGACGCGCCCATCGTCCAGACGCTGCGCGGCCAGGCCACGCTCATCCTGAACCAGACGCCCACCCTCACCGGCATGAGTTTCTGGATGGACTCGGCCTTCCTGGCGGCGGCCGGGATTTCCACCGTGGTCTTCGGGCCGCACGGCGCGGGCGCCCACAGCGCCGAGGAGTGGGTGGATCTGGAGTCGGTCGGGCAGTGCCGGGCCGTGCTGGCGGCCACCCTCCGCGCGTTCTGCGCCTGA
- a CDS encoding hydantoinase/carbamoylase family amidase, with protein sequence MALNPQRTIDELKALRELTGDENGAQRVAFTDTWLKARAFLKEKLDALPVSQHMDAAGNHWATLQGDSDRVLIIGGHLDSVPNGGWLDGCLNVLAGLEVMRHLNEQYSGRPPVTLKLVDWADEEGARFGRSLYGSSAAGGNIDIAEMQKLRDRDGVSLEEALNRVGVTLADAPKARAELRNAAAYLELHIEQGPVLEGLGLPLGAVLGTVGVERHTVTFHGQAAHSGSTPMNVRKDAFRAAGQFAQEIYTIAERHGGVCTIGSCKTLPGIVTSVVETCEITLDQRHLDAGKLAAMWQGAQEAAKRFADEGNCTVTFGDLWHIEPIPFHPELIDACEASIRETAGTAYRLPSGPLHDAAEVARSGVPTVMLFVQSLRGISHNKIEDTREEHLIQCVEALDRLAGKTVAWVQSRA encoded by the coding sequence ATGGCTCTGAATCCACAGCGCACCATCGACGAACTCAAGGCGCTGCGCGAATTGACCGGCGACGAGAACGGCGCCCAGCGCGTGGCGTTTACCGACACCTGGTTGAAGGCTCGCGCCTTTTTGAAAGAGAAGCTGGACGCCCTGCCCGTCTCGCAGCACATGGACGCCGCTGGGAATCACTGGGCGACCCTGCAGGGTGACTCTGACCGCGTACTGATCATCGGCGGGCACCTCGACTCGGTGCCGAACGGTGGATGGCTGGACGGCTGTCTGAACGTGCTAGCGGGTCTGGAGGTCATGCGTCACCTGAACGAGCAGTACTCGGGACGCCCGCCGGTGACGCTCAAGCTGGTCGACTGGGCCGACGAGGAGGGCGCCCGCTTCGGCCGCTCGCTGTACGGGTCGAGCGCGGCGGGCGGGAACATCGACATCGCCGAGATGCAGAAGCTGAGGGATCGGGACGGGGTGAGCCTGGAAGAGGCGCTGAACCGGGTCGGCGTGACCCTGGCGGACGCGCCCAAGGCCCGCGCGGAGTTGAGAAACGCCGCCGCCTACCTGGAGCTGCACATCGAGCAGGGGCCGGTGCTGGAGGGGCTGGGGCTGCCGCTGGGCGCGGTGCTGGGCACGGTGGGGGTCGAGCGGCACACGGTCACCTTTCACGGGCAGGCCGCGCACTCGGGCAGCACGCCCATGAACGTGCGCAAGGACGCCTTCCGCGCCGCCGGGCAGTTCGCGCAGGAGATCTACACCATCGCCGAGCGGCACGGGGGGGTATGCACCATCGGGAGCTGCAAGACCCTGCCGGGCATCGTGACCAGTGTGGTCGAGACCTGCGAGATTACGCTCGACCAGCGGCATCTGGACGCGGGGAAGCTGGCGGCAATGTGGCAAGGCGCGCAGGAGGCCGCGAAGCGGTTCGCCGACGAGGGCAACTGCACGGTGACCTTCGGCGACCTCTGGCACATCGAGCCCATCCCGTTTCACCCGGAGCTGATCGACGCCTGCGAGGCGAGCATCCGCGAGACGGCCGGCACCGCTTACCGCCTGCCCAGCGGCCCGCTGCACGACGCCGCCGAGGTCGCGCGATCCGGCGTGCCGACGGTCATGCTGTTCGTCCAGAGCCTGCGCGGCATCAGCCACAACAAGATCGAGGACACGCGGGAGGAGCACCTGATCCAGTGCGTGGAGGCGCTCGACCGGCTGGCCGGGAAGACGGTGGCGTGGGTTCAGTCCCGTGCCTGA